In the genome of Clostridium cylindrosporum DSM 605, one region contains:
- a CDS encoding ECF transporter S component, whose product MQRTKLEYHNHFTVRKMVIAAMFSSISIFLGITGLGFIKIPPVNATIMHVPVIIAAILEGPLVGAIVGFIFGLFSIYQAVTMPTITSFIFLNPIIAILPRVLIALSAYYVYYFISIKYPRVSIAFSSIIGTFINTFLVLLLAYIFYAERLAYVFKINSSTIGMFLAGIGFTNGIPEIIVSTLITLPVVLAINKIKKH is encoded by the coding sequence ACGGTTAGAAAAATGGTAATAGCAGCTATGTTTTCATCTATTTCTATTTTTCTTGGTATTACAGGTCTCGGATTTATCAAAATACCGCCTGTAAATGCAACAATAATGCATGTACCTGTTATAATTGCTGCAATCCTCGAAGGGCCACTAGTTGGAGCTATTGTTGGATTTATTTTTGGTCTATTTAGTATTTATCAGGCAGTTACTATGCCTACTATAACTTCATTTATATTTCTTAATCCTATTATTGCTATTTTACCTAGGGTATTAATAGCTTTATCAGCTTACTATGTATATTATTTTATATCAATAAAATATCCAAGGGTTAGTATTGCTTTTTCATCAATAATAGGTACATTTATTAATACATTTTTAGTTCTTTTACTTGCTTATATATTTTATGCTGAAAGATTGGCATATGTTTTTAAGATAAATTCTTCAACAATTGGTATGTTTTTAGCAGGAATAGGATTTACTAACGGAATTCCAGAAATAATAGTTTCTACATTAATTACACTTCCTGTAGTATTAGCCATAAATAAAATAAAAAAACACTAA
- a CDS encoding tetratricopeptide repeat protein yields MLNPKEEAQSIKRIETIKLQDIKEIKSCDEVLGICLEIIDKININISYFIVENNIFGYDCSLDINSSMETIITLKNDLINKRKVTNDLECLKEDIISLNKENKISNIFKLTACYYMYQGKFTQGLSLINLARDIEDKDKDSIITNVEILNEFIFKYNLSVDITKLENYKEACEILESYYQNNIRLERGDQLLIILYDSLKQSRKSKQVLDSIYNICNNALFHYEIGKKKIYNKNKLQVVVGIVLLLFIGTGAVYSKLLPKKTNTKKSIPAVVQEKVDKGSNVVKTEIKSNKSLENKEKSVDIKTLKAMVGSITNNKNIEDINKQLKILEVDDKLRNSKEYQSIKKEYIEKRQVYYYNQGRQSFKSGSIDKAISELRLAYSDKIGVYLEPHIVYYLASAINKKNAKDSLKYYKEYIQKYRKADKSYYEEALYNLAIINWDLNNKTEAKKYSRTLKNKFPKSMYNNEKIKNILS; encoded by the coding sequence ATGTTAAATCCTAAGGAAGAAGCACAGAGTATAAAAAGAATAGAGACAATAAAGCTTCAAGATATTAAAGAGATAAAAAGTTGTGATGAAGTACTAGGGATATGTCTAGAAATAATAGACAAAATTAATATTAATATAAGTTATTTCATAGTAGAGAATAATATTTTTGGATATGATTGTTCTTTGGATATTAATAGTTCTATGGAAACAATAATTACTTTGAAAAATGATTTAATAAATAAAAGAAAAGTAACAAATGATTTAGAATGCTTAAAAGAAGATATAATAAGTCTAAACAAGGAAAATAAAATATCAAATATTTTTAAACTAACTGCTTGTTACTACATGTATCAAGGAAAGTTTACTCAGGGCCTATCTTTAATTAATCTAGCTAGAGATATAGAAGATAAGGACAAGGACTCAATAATAACAAATGTTGAAATTTTAAATGAATTTATTTTTAAGTATAATTTATCAGTAGATATTACAAAGCTAGAAAATTATAAAGAAGCATGTGAGATATTAGAATCTTACTATCAAAATAATATTAGACTTGAAAGAGGAGATCAACTATTAATTATACTTTATGATAGTTTAAAACAATCTAGAAAAAGTAAGCAGGTTTTAGATAGTATTTATAATATATGCAATAATGCGTTATTCCATTATGAAATAGGAAAGAAGAAAATTTATAATAAAAATAAACTCCAAGTAGTCGTTGGAATCGTTCTTTTACTATTTATTGGAACCGGTGCAGTATATTCAAAGTTATTACCAAAGAAGACTAATACAAAGAAGTCAATTCCAGCAGTGGTGCAGGAAAAGGTAGATAAAGGTAGTAATGTAGTTAAAACTGAAATTAAATCAAATAAGTCATTGGAAAATAAAGAGAAATCAGTTGATATAAAAACTTTAAAGGCTATGGTAGGTAGTATTACTAACAATAAGAATATAGAAGATATTAATAAGCAGCTTAAAATATTAGAAGTTGATGATAAATTAAGAAATAGTAAAGAATATCAAAGTATTAAGAAGGAATATATAGAAAAAAGACAAGTATATTACTATAATCAAGGCAGACAAAGTTTTAAGTCAGGAAGTATAGATAAGGCGATTAGTGAACTAAGATTAGCATATAGTGATAAAATAGGAGTATATTTAGAACCTCATATTGTTTACTATCTTGCAAGTGCAATTAATAAAAAGAATGCAAAGGATTCTTTAAAGTATTACAAAGAATACATACAAAAGTATAGAAAAGCTGATAAGTCATACTATGAAGAAGCCCTATACAATCTTGCGATTATTAACTGGGACTTAAATAATAAAACAGAAGCTAAAAAATATAGTAGAACATTAAAGAATAAATTTCCAAAGTCTATGTATAATAATGAAAAGATAAAGAATATACTTTCTTAA
- a CDS encoding spore coat protein gives MQDKERLNDMLNSEKLTISAYSTGITESSCTNLRDTLVQNFESAQRVQYEIFNAMSKRGWYEVKDAQASDVQQVKDNANQLLNSLK, from the coding sequence ATGCAAGATAAAGAAAGATTAAACGACATGTTAAATTCAGAAAAGTTAACAATTTCAGCATATAGCACAGGTATTACAGAATCTTCATGTACAAATTTAAGAGATACACTTGTACAAAACTTTGAATCAGCTCAAAGAGTACAATATGAAATTTTTAATGCAATGAGTAAAAGAGGTTGGTATGAAGTTAAGGATGCACAAGCATCTGATGTTCAACAAGTTAAGGATAATGCTAATCAATTACTAAATAGTTTAAAGTAA
- a CDS encoding cation:proton antiporter, producing the protein MENIMDFVLQVGIILVVGEVLGVISQKLKMPKVLGFLLSGIVIGPSMFNIVHENEPIKVLAQIGVIFLMFMAGLETDIEKFKTAGMSSFIIAIGGIVVPFLLGTVATYLFTGSLTESIFVGVILTATSVAITVQTLNELGKLNTRASINIIGAAIIDDILGIIILSVAIMLVAPSASDAASATGLLLILGKILIFIILSGILLKFLPGIIEKSMENGNKKSKTETLILIIAGLTILFSIFVEEALGIAAITGAYVIGLVIALTKYNHTFEDKFSNVSTYLVSPIFFSSIGLTLNIKTLGPEVILPIIVISIAAILGKIIGCSGAAKLYGLSSKECTQIGVGMISRGEVAIITATLGLSKGIITKDMYPTLLVVIIITTIVTPLLLKIVFSEKDLNKSV; encoded by the coding sequence ATGGAAAATATAATGGATTTTGTACTTCAGGTAGGTATAATCTTAGTAGTTGGAGAAGTTCTTGGTGTAATAAGTCAAAAACTTAAAATGCCAAAGGTATTAGGATTTTTACTTTCGGGTATAGTAATAGGCCCATCGATGTTTAATATTGTTCATGAAAATGAGCCTATAAAAGTTTTAGCTCAAATAGGAGTTATCTTCCTAATGTTTATGGCTGGACTTGAGACAGACATTGAAAAATTTAAAACAGCTGGTATGTCATCCTTTATAATTGCAATTGGAGGAATTGTTGTTCCATTTTTATTAGGAACTGTTGCAACATACCTTTTTACAGGTAGCTTAACAGAAAGTATATTCGTTGGTGTAATATTAACTGCTACAAGCGTTGCTATTACTGTTCAAACTCTAAATGAACTTGGCAAGTTAAATACTAGGGCAAGTATTAATATAATAGGAGCTGCAATTATTGATGATATTTTAGGTATTATCATCCTTTCAGTGGCAATTATGCTAGTAGCACCTAGCGCTTCAGACGCTGCAAGTGCTACTGGATTACTTTTAATACTTGGTAAAATACTTATTTTTATTATTTTATCAGGAATATTATTAAAATTTCTTCCTGGCATTATCGAAAAATCAATGGAAAATGGAAATAAGAAAAGTAAAACTGAAACCCTTATTTTAATTATAGCTGGTTTAACAATCCTCTTTTCAATTTTTGTTGAGGAGGCCCTTGGAATCGCAGCAATTACAGGTGCATATGTAATAGGACTTGTAATTGCACTTACTAAGTACAATCATACATTTGAGGATAAGTTTTCAAATGTATCTACTTACCTAGTTTCACCTATATTCTTTAGTAGTATAGGACTTACACTTAACATTAAAACACTAGGTCCAGAGGTTATACTACCAATTATAGTTATATCTATAGCAGCAATTCTAGGTAAAATAATTGGTTGCTCTGGTGCGGCAAAACTCTATGGACTTTCAAGTAAAGAGTGTACTCAAATTGGTGTAGGTATGATTTCCCGTGGTGAAGTTGCCATTATAACAGCTACCTTAGGGCTTAGTAAAGGTATAATAACTAAGGATATGTATCCAACCTTGCTTGTAGTTATTATAATTACAACTATTGTCACCCCGCTTCTTCTAAAGATAGTATTCTCAGAAAAAGATTTAAATAAGTCAGTATAA
- a CDS encoding NUDIX hydrolase — protein MKLATLCYIKKDGKTLMLHRIKKEKDYHKGKWNGVGGKFEPLESPEDCVKREVLEETGLNIINPRLRGMITFPMFDGEDDWYTFIFTAEEFSGNIKECSEGELHWIEDEKIMDLNLWDGDRVFLNWINGDKIFSAKFIYENKEFKDYKVIFY, from the coding sequence ATGAAACTAGCAACACTTTGTTACATAAAAAAAGATGGTAAGACACTAATGCTTCATAGAATAAAGAAAGAAAAAGATTACCATAAGGGTAAATGGAATGGAGTTGGAGGAAAGTTTGAACCCTTAGAATCTCCTGAAGATTGTGTTAAAAGAGAAGTTCTTGAAGAGACAGGGCTTAATATTATAAACCCAAGACTTAGAGGTATGATTACCTTTCCTATGTTTGATGGGGAAGATGATTGGTATACTTTTATATTTACAGCAGAGGAGTTTTCAGGGAATATAAAAGAATGCTCAGAGGGAGAACTTCATTGGATAGAAGACGAAAAAATAATGGATTTAAATCTTTGGGATGGAGATAGAGTTTTTCTTAATTGGATTAATGGTGATAAAATATTCTCTGCAAAATTTATATATGAAAATAAAGAATTTAAAGATTATAAAGTGATATTTTACTAA
- a CDS encoding S41 family peptidase, producing MKENNKKNSSITKIVLWVIITNLVTVSLLLFFPIPIFGMKLVSNSDYNFLLDYRKLVRVHNILEKKYVDEITPEKEEKMLEGAINGMANSLGDPYTTYMNKKDYESFITQTSGSYAGVGILLTVKDEKLVVVEPIEGGPALKAGVKSGDIITKVDGTSVSGKDNTKAVEMMKGDEGTEVTITVDRSGVGAKNIKIKREIIQMKTVKGQIVDGIGYVRISSFDEITGKEFEKEVDSLKAKGIKGLILDLRENPGGILDESIKVLDVLLDEKVVLSTVDNGGRKTEYKTNKGKVDVPIAVLVNKGSASASEIVSGAIKDLNAGTLIGTTTYGKGLVQATKDLQDNTALKFTIARYYTPSGISIQGKGIEPNIVVELPKDKRITSLSDDPQFKKAFEVVKSKIQ from the coding sequence ATGAAGGAAAATAATAAGAAAAACAGCTCCATAACAAAGATAGTTCTATGGGTTATAATCACTAACCTAGTAACTGTATCATTGTTGTTATTTTTTCCAATACCTATTTTTGGAATGAAGCTAGTGAGTAATTCTGACTATAATTTTTTATTAGATTATAGGAAGCTAGTAAGAGTACATAATATACTAGAAAAAAAATATGTAGATGAAATAACTCCTGAAAAAGAGGAAAAAATGCTTGAAGGTGCTATTAATGGAATGGCAAATTCCCTAGGGGATCCCTATACTACATATATGAATAAAAAAGATTATGAAAGTTTTATTACTCAAACCTCGGGTTCATATGCTGGAGTTGGAATATTACTAACTGTTAAGGATGAAAAATTAGTAGTTGTCGAGCCAATTGAAGGAGGTCCAGCACTTAAAGCAGGTGTAAAATCAGGAGATATAATAACAAAGGTAGATGGAACATCTGTAAGTGGTAAGGATAATACAAAAGCTGTTGAAATGATGAAAGGTGACGAGGGAACAGAGGTTACAATTACAGTAGATAGGTCTGGAGTTGGAGCTAAGAATATAAAAATTAAAAGAGAAATCATTCAAATGAAAACTGTAAAAGGGCAAATAGTAGATGGAATAGGATATGTTAGAATATCTAGTTTTGATGAAATAACAGGGAAAGAGTTTGAGAAAGAAGTAGATTCTCTTAAGGCAAAGGGTATAAAGGGACTTATACTAGATCTTAGAGAGAATCCAGGTGGAATACTTGATGAATCAATAAAAGTATTAGATGTACTTTTAGATGAAAAGGTTGTATTATCTACCGTTGATAATGGTGGAAGGAAGACAGAATATAAAACAAACAAGGGTAAGGTAGATGTTCCTATAGCTGTTCTTGTTAATAAAGGAAGTGCCAGTGCAAGTGAAATTGTATCAGGTGCAATCAAAGATCTTAATGCTGGAACTTTAATAGGTACAACAACATATGGAAAAGGTCTTGTTCAAGCAACTAAGGATCTTCAAGACAACACTGCACTAAAGTTTACTATAGCAAGATACTATACTCCATCTGGGATATCTATCCAAGGAAAGGGTATAGAACCGAATATAGTTGTAGAGCTTCCTAAGGATAAGCGTATAACATCATTAAGTGATGACCCACAATTTAAAAAGGCTTTTGAAGTTGTAAAGTCAAAGATACAATAA